The following proteins come from a genomic window of Ilumatobacter coccineus YM16-304:
- a CDS encoding GNAT family N-acetyltransferase, whose protein sequence is MIAFDGTEVIGYAASALVVLSLTMRSILKLRLISLCGSVTFLVYGILIESTPIIITNLCIAAINVWFLRKEFVVRTSGSADLGVSLIRHDSPFLRDFVEYHIDDICHFQPDFSMPVGDDVVAMMLTREGLPAGLVVGHIADDTLHIDLDYVLREHRDSRLGTWLYGQGAQVFRSLGVRRLRADAVTEAHEKYLHRAGFEATAAAHPGELELVL, encoded by the coding sequence GTGATCGCATTCGACGGAACCGAAGTCATCGGCTACGCCGCGTCCGCGCTCGTCGTGCTGTCGCTCACGATGCGGTCGATCCTGAAGCTCCGCCTCATCTCGCTGTGCGGGTCGGTCACGTTCCTCGTCTACGGCATCCTCATCGAGTCGACGCCGATCATCATCACCAACCTGTGCATCGCCGCGATCAACGTGTGGTTCCTCCGCAAGGAGTTCGTGGTGCGCACCTCCGGCTCGGCCGACCTCGGCGTGTCGCTCATCCGCCACGACTCCCCGTTCCTCCGCGACTTCGTCGAGTACCACATCGACGACATCTGCCACTTCCAACCCGACTTCTCCATGCCCGTCGGCGATGACGTGGTCGCCATGATGCTCACTCGCGAAGGCCTCCCGGCCGGCCTGGTCGTCGGCCACATCGCCGACGACACGCTGCACATCGACCTCGACTACGTGCTGCGCGAGCACCGCGACTCACGCCTCGGCACGTGGCTCTACGGCCAGGGTGCCCAGGTGTTCCGCTCGCTCGGCGTACGACGCCTGCGCGCCGATGCCGTCACCGAAGCCCACGAGAAGTATCTCCATCGCGCCGGCTTCGAGGCCACCGCCGCGGCCCACCCGGGCGAACTCGAACTCGTCCTCTGA
- a CDS encoding TrpB-like pyridoxal phosphate-dependent enzyme: protein MAGHDTPKKIHLDESEMPTQWYNVVADLPTPPPPALHPGTHEPAGPDDFAPLFPMALIEQEVTTERYVDIPGGVLDVYKLWRPSPLFRAKRLEEMLDTPARIYYKYEGVSPAGSHKPNTSVPQAYYNHQEGITKLTTETGAGQWGSALAFATAQYGMECEIWQVAASYKQKPYRKTMMEIWGATLHSSPSELTEFGRALLAENPDHTGSLGIAISEAVAMCVADPNARYALGSVLNHVLMHQTIIGEEALLQLAKVDETPDVLVGCTGGGSNFGGLAFPFLREKLAGKMDPIIRCVEPAACPTLTKGEYRYDFGDSAGMTPLMKMHTLGHSFVPEPIHAGGLRYHGMAPLVSHVYNEGLVEAIAIPQRECFAAAIDFAKTEGIVPAPEPTHAIAAAVREALACKESGEEKVILTALCGHGHLDLASYEKYLHGDMVDYELPDDAIAEAMKSVPVLN, encoded by the coding sequence ATGGCTGGCCACGACACTCCCAAGAAGATCCACCTCGACGAATCCGAGATGCCGACGCAGTGGTACAACGTCGTCGCCGATCTCCCCACGCCTCCGCCCCCGGCGCTGCACCCCGGAACCCACGAGCCGGCCGGCCCCGACGACTTCGCGCCGCTGTTCCCGATGGCGCTCATCGAGCAGGAGGTCACCACCGAGCGGTACGTCGACATTCCGGGCGGCGTGCTCGACGTGTACAAGCTGTGGCGGCCGAGCCCGCTGTTCCGCGCCAAGCGCCTCGAGGAGATGCTCGACACCCCGGCGCGCATCTACTACAAGTACGAGGGTGTGAGCCCGGCCGGGTCGCACAAGCCCAACACCTCGGTGCCCCAGGCGTACTACAACCACCAGGAGGGCATCACGAAGCTCACCACCGAGACCGGTGCCGGGCAGTGGGGCAGCGCGCTGGCGTTCGCCACGGCGCAGTACGGCATGGAGTGTGAGATCTGGCAGGTGGCGGCGTCGTACAAGCAGAAGCCGTACCGCAAGACGATGATGGAGATCTGGGGCGCCACGCTGCACTCGTCGCCGTCCGAGCTCACCGAGTTCGGTCGAGCGCTGCTCGCCGAGAACCCCGACCACACCGGTTCGCTCGGCATCGCGATCTCCGAAGCGGTCGCCATGTGTGTGGCCGATCCCAACGCTCGGTACGCGCTCGGCTCGGTGCTCAACCACGTGCTGATGCACCAGACGATCATCGGCGAAGAAGCACTGCTGCAACTCGCCAAGGTCGACGAGACACCCGACGTGCTGGTGGGTTGCACCGGCGGCGGGTCGAACTTCGGTGGGCTCGCGTTCCCGTTCCTGCGCGAGAAGCTGGCCGGCAAGATGGATCCGATCATCCGTTGCGTCGAGCCGGCAGCGTGCCCGACGCTCACGAAGGGCGAGTACCGCTACGACTTCGGCGACAGCGCCGGCATGACCCCGCTGATGAAGATGCACACGCTCGGTCACAGCTTCGTGCCCGAACCGATCCACGCCGGCGGGCTCCGCTATCACGGCATGGCGCCGCTCGTCTCGCACGTCTACAACGAAGGTCTCGTCGAGGCGATCGCCATCCCGCAGCGCGAGTGCTTCGCCGCTGCGATCGACTTCGCCAAGACCGAGGGGATCGTGCCGGCGCCCGAGCCGACACACGCCATCGCCGCGGCCGTTCGTGAAGCGTTGGCGTGCAAGGAGTCGGGTGAGGAGAAGGTCATCCTCACCGCGCTGTGCGGCCACGGCCACCTCGACCTGGCGAGCTACGAGAAGTACCTCCACGGCGACATGGTCGACTACGAACTGCCCGACGATGCGATCGCCGAAGCGATGAAGTCGGTGCCCGTCCTCAACTGA
- a CDS encoding ABC transporter substrate-binding protein, with translation MIRSAGSAFSRLVVLPVAAALAVASCSGSDDSSDSAASSAPVVTDAETGEPVFDPANPEGTAPPVPGTAVVLDDDVIIETEDGSIPTPTTEPPVDPNGPDAPPVDVTTTTAAPVAVPEASEIGRIVSMSSTHTETLFALGLGEFVVAVNNTSDFPAEAAAVRVDDLDADSADLSTLLALDPDVVIVGDDPTDLVGRLNESGVASFSGPPATSLDDVFAQIRSIASLVDRPDLAEGLIGSMQAEIDEIVGSIPAGSASAGERTYFHEIDPSLVTVSPGSFLDSIYGELGLTSIVADADPSGLAQLSPDEVIAADPDVIVLADAECCGVTIDVLAGRAGWNSIGAVSDGAVVALTDDLALRWGPRVVELMRLVAGGVAIAG, from the coding sequence ATGATTCGTTCGGCGGGCTCCGCATTCTCTCGACTCGTGGTGCTGCCGGTGGCGGCGGCGCTTGCGGTCGCATCGTGCTCGGGGAGCGACGACTCGTCCGACTCGGCGGCGAGTTCCGCGCCGGTGGTGACCGATGCCGAGACGGGTGAGCCGGTGTTCGACCCGGCCAACCCGGAGGGCACCGCCCCGCCGGTTCCGGGCACGGCCGTGGTGCTCGACGACGACGTGATCATCGAGACCGAGGACGGTTCGATTCCGACGCCGACCACCGAGCCGCCCGTCGATCCGAACGGGCCCGATGCGCCGCCGGTCGACGTGACCACGACGACGGCTGCGCCCGTTGCGGTTCCGGAGGCTTCGGAGATCGGGCGGATCGTGTCGATGTCGTCGACGCACACCGAGACGCTGTTCGCGCTCGGGCTCGGCGAGTTCGTGGTGGCGGTCAACAACACGTCCGACTTCCCGGCAGAGGCGGCCGCGGTTCGTGTCGACGACCTGGACGCCGACTCGGCCGACCTGTCGACGCTGTTGGCGCTCGATCCGGACGTGGTGATCGTCGGTGACGATCCGACCGATCTCGTCGGGCGACTCAACGAGTCGGGTGTGGCGTCGTTCAGTGGGCCGCCGGCGACGTCGCTCGACGACGTGTTCGCGCAGATTCGCAGCATCGCTTCGCTGGTCGACCGGCCCGATCTGGCCGAGGGGTTGATCGGGTCGATGCAGGCCGAGATCGACGAGATCGTCGGTTCGATTCCCGCGGGTTCGGCGTCGGCTGGTGAGCGGACGTACTTCCACGAGATCGACCCGTCGCTCGTGACGGTGTCGCCCGGGTCGTTCCTCGACTCGATCTACGGAGAGCTCGGCTTGACGTCGATCGTGGCCGACGCCGACCCGTCGGGCCTCGCGCAACTGTCGCCCGACGAGGTGATCGCCGCCGACCCCGACGTGATCGTGTTGGCCGATGCCGAGTGCTGCGGCGTGACGATCGACGTGCTCGCCGGCCGTGCCGGTTGGAACTCGATCGGTGCGGTGAGCGACGGTGCGGTGGTCGCGTTGACCGACGATCTGGCGCTGCGTTGGGGGCCGCGTGTGGTGGAGTTGATGCGTCTCGTTGCGGGCGGCGTTGCCATCGCCGGGTGA
- a CDS encoding type II toxin-antitoxin system VapC family toxin — translation MIIATWLPLCVPTANGQTPDVHVVVDASLLAGTLVDVQGDIGRRYREKLTDLVGDDRAYVMRTLTKLEVAAALRNKLLRASSDPVLTEEHCDRAIRSMASWPFQRIELTQPMLVRVWEMRNNITPYDAMYVAATEQLMNEHDGNAVLATADGRLANAPVLSVPVERFSPDDP, via the coding sequence ATGATCATCGCGACCTGGTTGCCGCTGTGCGTTCCGACCGCGAACGGCCAGACGCCTGACGTGCACGTCGTTGTCGACGCATCGCTGCTTGCAGGAACGCTCGTCGACGTCCAAGGCGACATCGGTCGTCGCTACCGAGAGAAGCTCACTGACCTTGTCGGCGATGATCGCGCGTACGTGATGCGAACTCTGACGAAGCTGGAAGTAGCGGCAGCGTTGCGGAACAAGCTGCTCCGAGCCAGCAGCGACCCGGTACTGACGGAAGAGCACTGTGACCGGGCGATCAGAAGCATGGCCAGCTGGCCGTTCCAGCGGATCGAGCTGACACAGCCGATGCTCGTTCGTGTGTGGGAGATGCGAAACAACATCACGCCGTACGACGCCATGTACGTCGCCGCCACCGAGCAGTTGATGAACGAACATGACGGCAACGCAGTTCTGGCGACCGCCGACGGACGTCTCGCCAATGCGCCTGTCTTGAGTGTCCCCGTCGAGCGGTTCTCGCCCGACGACCCCTGA
- a CDS encoding M10 family metallopeptidase domain-containing protein — MTSHDPSDAIAEGGARRFVALVAVAGFLASAMLVLSLAPDAPRARSATGEIVATEPTRLLDTRPGESTIDGESAGEGRIEAGETLSVRVAGRAEVPADAGAAFLNVVAISPERRGYLTIFPCDGDQPTAASLNYEGGSVTANATLARLSGDGSVCIFSSATTHLVADVTGSVPDDGSPVALTPARLFDSRDTGTTVDDLFLGGGPVDVDSVTPIDVAGRGGVPADAASVMLNVTAVGAQANGWVTVFSCDDDVPLAANLNYSAGGVVGNGALATLDDTGRVCVYSKASIELVVDVTAYVPDDRDPVAAEPIRLLESRFTRSNSTIDGQSWRLGRRFGGTTTQLQIGGRWFVPDGIDAAFINVTAIGPSTRGFVTIYPCGTERPNAASLNFVAGEVRANSVLVKLGGGGTACIYTSAETDLVVDLSGWIDDPATAPPTEPPPTSTPGATPDTVVAPSTTQPPATSPTSGAFSLLIEQPGYGVIRWDPCRPIRYLVNSALATPEQIFYMNQGIAKIEQASGIDFEYVGQTDGGHELDVPAGQNADAVLVFSSRALSSRLVGNVGVGGPSVNFYSGGRARMTSGGVAVDTEQMTQGNQHLVWAHELAHMLNLGHVSDPNELMAPLLDGQNDFGPGDRQGLWTVGAAQGCLPAVRAGDHLVASESNFGHEHHDGHDEQHTD; from the coding sequence GTGACCTCGCACGACCCGTCCGATGCCATCGCCGAGGGAGGAGCACGCCGATTCGTCGCGCTGGTGGCCGTGGCGGGCTTCCTCGCTTCGGCGATGCTCGTCCTCTCGCTCGCGCCCGATGCGCCTCGCGCCCGTTCGGCGACCGGCGAGATCGTGGCGACCGAACCGACGCGCCTGCTCGACACACGGCCGGGCGAGTCGACGATCGACGGCGAGTCGGCGGGGGAAGGACGCATCGAGGCGGGCGAGACCCTGAGCGTGCGCGTGGCCGGACGGGCCGAGGTGCCGGCCGATGCCGGCGCCGCCTTCCTCAACGTCGTGGCGATCAGCCCGGAGCGGCGCGGCTACCTGACGATCTTCCCGTGCGACGGCGACCAGCCGACGGCGGCGAGCCTCAACTACGAGGGCGGCAGCGTCACCGCGAACGCCACGCTCGCCCGGCTGTCGGGTGACGGCTCCGTGTGCATCTTCTCGTCGGCCACGACCCACCTGGTCGCCGACGTGACGGGCAGCGTGCCCGACGACGGCTCGCCGGTGGCGCTCACGCCCGCCCGTCTCTTCGACTCGCGTGACACCGGCACGACCGTCGACGACCTGTTCCTCGGTGGCGGTCCGGTCGACGTCGACTCGGTGACGCCGATCGACGTGGCCGGACGCGGTGGCGTGCCCGCCGACGCGGCGTCGGTGATGCTCAACGTCACCGCCGTCGGCGCGCAAGCCAACGGGTGGGTCACCGTGTTCTCGTGCGACGACGACGTGCCGCTCGCCGCCAACCTCAACTACTCGGCTGGCGGGGTGGTCGGCAACGGAGCGCTCGCGACGCTCGACGACACCGGGCGAGTGTGCGTCTACTCGAAGGCGTCGATCGAGCTCGTCGTCGACGTGACGGCGTACGTGCCCGACGATCGTGACCCGGTGGCGGCCGAGCCGATCCGACTGCTCGAGAGCCGGTTCACGAGGAGCAACTCGACCATCGACGGGCAGAGCTGGCGTCTCGGACGTCGCTTCGGCGGGACGACCACGCAGCTCCAGATCGGCGGCCGGTGGTTCGTCCCCGACGGGATCGACGCGGCGTTCATCAACGTCACGGCGATCGGCCCGTCGACGCGTGGCTTCGTCACGATCTACCCGTGCGGCACCGAGCGTCCCAACGCGGCGAGCCTCAACTTCGTCGCCGGTGAGGTGCGTGCCAACTCGGTGCTCGTCAAGCTGGGCGGAGGAGGCACGGCGTGCATCTACACGTCGGCCGAGACCGATCTCGTCGTCGACCTGTCGGGCTGGATCGACGACCCGGCGACCGCACCGCCCACCGAGCCGCCGCCGACGTCGACACCCGGGGCCACGCCCGACACCGTCGTGGCGCCGTCGACGACGCAACCGCCTGCGACGTCGCCGACGAGCGGGGCGTTCAGCCTCCTGATCGAGCAGCCGGGCTATGGGGTGATCCGGTGGGATCCGTGCCGTCCGATCCGCTATCTCGTCAACAGTGCGCTGGCCACGCCCGAGCAGATCTTCTACATGAACCAGGGGATCGCCAAGATCGAGCAGGCGAGCGGAATCGACTTCGAGTACGTGGGCCAGACCGACGGTGGCCACGAACTCGACGTGCCGGCCGGTCAGAACGCCGATGCGGTGTTGGTGTTCAGCAGCCGTGCGCTGTCGTCACGCCTCGTCGGCAACGTCGGAGTCGGTGGACCGAGCGTGAACTTCTACAGCGGCGGCCGAGCCCGTATGACCTCCGGTGGGGTCGCCGTCGACACCGAGCAGATGACGCAGGGCAACCAGCATCTGGTGTGGGCGCACGAACTCGCGCACATGCTCAACCTCGGTCACGTCTCCGATCCGAACGAACTGATGGCGCCGCTGCTCGACGGACAGAACGACTTCGGCCCCGGTGATCGGCAGGGCCTGTGGACGGTCGGCGCAGCGCAGGGGTGCCTGCCGGCGGTGCGAGCAGGCGATCACCTCGTCGCTTCGGAGTCGAACTTCGGTCACGAACATCACGACGGGCACGACGAGCAGCACACCGACTGA
- a CDS encoding fibronectin type III domain-containing protein: MKQNTMRGLLLATAVAASVLVTTPASSTVLAADPIPDEGLPALPVAASPLVSERTEVLAAGVTGMNSQNDSFPNTNIRVAAFAEIGDTMYVGGKFTRVEIAATGERFDQPFLAAFDRTTGAWIDTFRPTVNGNVWDLKATDDGRLIVAGQFTNINGVANTSGVAMLDATTGAVDPTWRVSLTLTGSNARPLARALDIEGNKLYIGGNFTQIKGSDGITKNAGRIARATLSTGNIDGAFLPDINGIVFDVDADGDRVYAAGNFFYVNGTWSIGMGTMHASNGQLVPDLEPMVRTYTANVYNSYQQAVLSLGDEVWLTGAQHSQQVYRASDFGLLRGFISYPWGDGQALTEMNGIVYQGSHANGDTYEYADTTSYPNLNGWTSRKPVRWMGAWDATIGGTHDHLTWYPQIGTERGEGAWELFADSTDCLWAGGDFNRGSYDGNTPRYVGGFAKFCAADSTPPAPPSNPTAEVVSNGVNLAWEPSAGDDRGGQVRYELLKNDSVLASYISITTFRDAEGTSADRYFVRAMDYTGNRSATTQVFTATDVDTTRPSTPTDLVGVIEDNGDVTLTWTASTDNVGVTEYVLFRNSVEIGRTADTSFVVPAPDAGDHWYQVRALDAAGNEGFKNIPIKVTILGDDVTAPTTPTDLVGVIEDNGDVTLTWTASTDDIGVVDYIVYRNGVVIDTVLTPTAVVPTPAAGDHWYQVRARDAAGNESYKTPSTKITIDAGDITAPTTPRDLVGVIEDNGDVTLTWTASTDNVGVTEYIVFRNAVEIGRAADTTFTVPTPAAGNHWYQVRAVDAAGNESYKTPSTMITISAGDTTAPTTPRDLVGVIEDNDDVTLTWTASTDNVGVTEYIVFRNGVEIGRAPSATFVVPTPADGDHWYQVRAVDAAGNESYKTPSTKITILGVDATPPNTPRDLVGVIEDNGDVTLTWTASTDNVGVTEYIVFRNAVEIGRVPSTTFTVPTPAAGSHWYQVRAVDAAGNESYKTPSTQIDI; the protein is encoded by the coding sequence ATGAAACAGAACACGATGCGCGGACTCCTCCTGGCGACAGCGGTCGCCGCCTCGGTGCTCGTCACCACCCCGGCGAGCTCGACGGTGCTCGCCGCCGACCCGATCCCCGACGAAGGCCTCCCGGCACTGCCTGTCGCCGCGTCGCCGCTCGTGTCGGAGCGCACCGAAGTCCTCGCTGCCGGTGTGACCGGCATGAACTCGCAGAACGACAGCTTCCCCAACACCAACATCCGCGTCGCCGCGTTCGCCGAGATCGGCGACACGATGTACGTCGGCGGCAAGTTCACCCGCGTCGAGATCGCCGCCACCGGCGAACGCTTCGACCAACCGTTCCTCGCCGCGTTCGACCGCACCACCGGCGCCTGGATCGACACGTTCCGCCCGACCGTCAACGGCAACGTCTGGGACCTCAAGGCAACCGACGACGGTCGCCTGATCGTCGCCGGACAGTTCACCAACATCAACGGCGTCGCCAACACCTCCGGCGTGGCCATGCTCGATGCCACCACCGGCGCCGTCGACCCGACGTGGCGCGTCAGCCTCACGCTCACCGGCAGCAACGCCCGCCCGCTCGCCCGCGCCCTCGACATCGAAGGCAACAAGCTCTACATCGGCGGCAACTTCACGCAGATCAAAGGCTCCGACGGCATCACCAAGAACGCCGGGCGCATCGCCCGCGCAACGCTCAGCACCGGCAACATCGACGGCGCCTTCCTGCCCGACATCAACGGCATCGTGTTCGACGTCGACGCCGACGGAGACCGCGTCTACGCCGCCGGCAACTTCTTCTACGTCAACGGCACCTGGTCGATCGGCATGGGCACCATGCACGCCAGCAACGGCCAACTCGTTCCCGACCTCGAGCCGATGGTCCGCACCTACACGGCCAACGTCTACAACTCGTACCAGCAGGCCGTTCTCTCGCTCGGCGACGAAGTGTGGCTCACCGGCGCCCAACACAGCCAGCAGGTGTACCGCGCCTCCGACTTCGGACTGCTGCGCGGCTTCATCAGCTACCCGTGGGGCGACGGCCAGGCACTCACCGAAATGAACGGCATCGTCTATCAAGGCAGCCACGCCAACGGCGACACCTACGAGTACGCCGACACCACCTCGTACCCGAACCTCAACGGCTGGACCTCGCGCAAGCCCGTCCGCTGGATGGGTGCCTGGGACGCCACCATCGGCGGCACCCACGACCACCTCACCTGGTACCCGCAGATCGGCACCGAGCGCGGCGAAGGCGCCTGGGAACTCTTCGCCGACTCGACCGACTGCCTGTGGGCGGGCGGCGACTTCAACCGCGGTAGCTACGACGGCAACACGCCCCGCTACGTCGGCGGCTTCGCCAAGTTCTGCGCTGCCGACTCCACCCCGCCCGCTCCCCCGTCGAACCCGACGGCCGAAGTGGTCAGCAACGGCGTCAACCTCGCCTGGGAGCCGTCGGCCGGCGACGACCGCGGAGGTCAGGTCCGCTACGAACTCCTGAAGAACGACTCGGTCCTCGCGTCGTACATCTCGATCACGACGTTCCGTGACGCCGAGGGCACCAGCGCCGACCGCTACTTCGTCCGGGCCATGGACTACACCGGCAACCGTTCGGCCACCACGCAGGTGTTCACGGCGACCGACGTCGACACGACCCGCCCGAGCACGCCCACCGACCTCGTCGGCGTGATCGAAGACAACGGCGACGTCACCCTCACCTGGACCGCATCGACCGACAACGTCGGCGTCACCGAGTACGTGCTGTTCCGCAACAGCGTCGAGATCGGCCGCACCGCCGACACGAGCTTCGTGGTGCCCGCCCCCGACGCCGGCGACCACTGGTATCAGGTGCGAGCCCTCGACGCCGCCGGCAACGAAGGCTTCAAGAACATCCCGATCAAGGTCACGATCCTCGGCGACGACGTCACCGCACCGACCACACCCACCGACCTGGTCGGCGTGATCGAAGACAACGGCGACGTCACCCTCACCTGGACCGCATCCACCGACGACATCGGCGTCGTCGACTACATCGTGTACCGCAACGGCGTCGTCATCGACACCGTGCTCACGCCGACCGCAGTCGTCCCCACCCCTGCAGCGGGCGACCACTGGTACCAGGTGCGAGCTCGTGACGCCGCGGGCAACGAGAGCTACAAGACGCCGTCGACGAAGATCACCATCGACGCCGGCGACATTACCGCACCGACCACACCGCGCGATCTCGTCGGCGTGATCGAAGACAACGGCGACGTCACCCTCACCTGGACCGCCTCCACCGACAACGTCGGCGTCACCGAATACATCGTGTTCCGCAACGCCGTCGAGATCGGCCGAGCCGCCGACACCACCTTCACGGTGCCGACCCCGGCGGCGGGCAACCACTGGTACCAGGTCCGTGCCGTCGACGCCGCGGGCAACGAGAGCTACAAGACGCCCTCCACCATGATCACGATCAGCGCGGGCGACACCACCGCACCGACCACGCCACGCGACCTCGTCGGCGTGATCGAAGACAACGACGACGTCACCCTCACCTGGACCGCCTCGACCGACAACGTCGGCGTCACCGAATACATCGTGTTCCGCAACGGCGTCGAGATCGGCCGTGCACCGAGCGCCACGTTCGTCGTGCCGACCCCGGCCGACGGCGATCACTGGTATCAGGTGCGAGCGGTCGACGCCGCCGGAAACGAGAGCTACAAGACCCCGTCCACCAAGATCACCATCTTGGGTGTCGATGCCACACCGCCGAACACGCCGCGGGATCTGGTCGGCGTGATCGAAGACAACGGCGACGTCACCCTCACCTGGACCGCCTCGACCGACAACGTCGGCGTCACCGAATACATCGTGTTCCGCAACGCCGTCGAGATCGGCCGTGTACCGAGCACCACGTTCACCGTGCCCACACCGGCGGCTGGTAGCCACTGGTACCAGGTGCGAGCCGTCGACGCGGCCGGCAACGAGAGCTACAAGACCCCGTCGACACAGATCGACATCTGA
- a CDS encoding DMT family transporter, producing the protein MTSTTRTTTATAADGDDLPRGLVGAGIAVAAWSTGTILAKYLDMDALAIGAYRFGVFFIGLALFMRTRGVTFSWNMIRNSMWGGLALGGDIVFFFSAIKSTSVVNATIIGSLQPVLVGVIAARFFGEKIRPRDALWSIVAMAGALVVVTASTGDGVRSLRGDLLALAAMFSWSAYFIASKESKKKMTSTEFTAGTSLWTAVICIGIGLPIGQDMSWPNASNWGWLALMIIGSGIVGHSLMNWSLQRIPLWVGSTFTLFIPVASTALAWLVLDETITLLQGVAMASVIGALAMIVVGQTKQPTTGATTAAVVLDAPTDSTSDASTGIDDGTA; encoded by the coding sequence GTGACCAGCACGACCCGAACCACGACCGCCACCGCGGCCGACGGCGACGACCTGCCGCGTGGCCTCGTCGGCGCCGGCATCGCGGTCGCCGCCTGGTCGACCGGCACCATCCTCGCGAAGTATCTCGACATGGATGCGCTGGCGATCGGCGCCTACCGGTTCGGTGTCTTCTTCATCGGCCTCGCGCTGTTCATGCGCACCCGCGGCGTCACGTTCAGCTGGAACATGATCCGCAACTCGATGTGGGGCGGGCTCGCACTCGGCGGCGACATCGTCTTCTTCTTCTCCGCCATCAAGTCGACGAGCGTCGTCAACGCCACCATCATCGGGTCGCTGCAACCCGTCCTCGTCGGGGTGATCGCCGCCCGATTCTTCGGCGAGAAGATCCGCCCGCGCGACGCGCTCTGGTCGATCGTGGCCATGGCCGGTGCGCTCGTGGTCGTCACCGCATCGACCGGCGACGGAGTACGCAGCCTGCGCGGCGACCTGCTCGCACTCGCCGCGATGTTCTCGTGGAGCGCCTACTTCATCGCCTCCAAGGAGTCGAAGAAGAAGATGACCTCGACCGAGTTCACCGCCGGCACGTCGCTGTGGACCGCCGTGATCTGCATCGGCATCGGCCTGCCGATCGGCCAGGACATGTCGTGGCCCAATGCATCGAACTGGGGCTGGCTCGCGCTGATGATCATCGGCTCCGGCATCGTCGGCCACTCGCTGATGAACTGGTCGCTGCAACGCATTCCGCTGTGGGTCGGCTCCACCTTCACGTTGTTCATCCCCGTCGCCTCGACCGCGCTCGCCTGGCTGGTGCTCGACGAGACGATCACCCTGCTCCAGGGCGTGGCGATGGCCTCGGTGATCGGCGCACTCGCCATGATCGTCGTCGGCCAGACCAAGCAACCCACGACCGGTGCAACGACCGCCGCCGTCGTCCTCGACGCGCCCACCGACTCGACGAGCGATGCGTCGACCGGTATCGACGACGGCACGGCTTAG